From the genome of Notolabrus celidotus isolate fNotCel1 chromosome 5, fNotCel1.pri, whole genome shotgun sequence, one region includes:
- the emsy gene encoding BRCA2-interacting transcriptional repressor EMSY isoform X1 yields the protein MTMIQLEKPVLPGTMPVVWPTILDLGRDECKRILRKLELEAYAGVISALRAQGDLTKDKKDLLGELTKILGISTERHRAEVRRAVNDERLTTIAYHMSGPNSSSEWSIEGRRLVPLMPRLVPQTAFTVTANAVASATANQNASLLLPAETGNKEVVVCYSYTSTTCTSTSATATSGIGATVKSPRPPSPSSNVVVLPSGSTVYVKSVSCSDEDEKPRKRRRTNSSSSSPVMLKEVTKVSPQVSKSITVPVSGSPKMSNIMQSIANSLPPHLSPVKITFTKPTIQTTSSTTQKVIIVTTSPSSNFVPNILSKSHAHNNAALSKLAASSILTAPTQKQTVVFPASASPSNTVAVTTVVSSSPSVVMSTVASCAGSAGVKVASARLPSPKTMVGSPAQIMAQFPKQQSPKQLQQGSALGAAGVGQAQATCSSPGGKPTIQIKQESGVKIITQQVQPSKILPKPSSVLSSSSSSPIMVVSSNGAIMTTKLVTQPTATQATYTRPTVSPGIGARITASSGGTTYVKTTSGNIITVVPKSLATLGGKIISSNIVSGTTTKITTIPMTSKPNVIVVQKTTGKGATIQGLPGKNVVTTLLNAGGEKGLQAVQGTKPAIITASRPITKMIVTQPKGMGSGSQATATKIIPTKIVYGQQGKTQVLIKPKPVFQTALVEQTRQLVTETLQQVTRSVDILQGQTSGQDGSTKDEPGEASHSSAQEPHPVVHVVSSREQDWTEQEVSVESSPTIIYQEVSAGESQSATSTIKALLELQQTTVKEKGESKPRQHTIDLSQMAVPIQLAQEKKPSPESPRPSTSEAEPSTEYIPPALRLVFPSLSGKICRLAVSTDDDDVVMSSTQQLVKPFKSSVTHVTVVTKPAAAVTSAAQHVSQTPSDSQSKTDTVLEVGEMEGDTLDPQTGLFYRSSQSAPEPTKQTPHSAAAQPPTVSQTEPEQSRQTSSSTQPPPPPPPQLQSKPQISQPSSSSSIFPSNPPLIKKLPKLHVQSPPKPQVPTQSPKDRPVAAPAQAGAKVTSPGTPTKLLVTPQLPKLQQAPTSHHRPLHTPMSHPPPLQAHHPVSTEKTSSSQQPIITQSATVTKISFGSSHHPSPVFSSAEATAKLIPESSSGPSGEKSSVSDILKISMMEAEIDPSIEPMVVDSSSDSGPLVKALEVRAVSGTLDSGQFISSSGTSIHHSHAKPQQFSCMPSLAAQRSKEDLEVIEVIPQFSILPDSSQSNVVVEPSGFLEITNYTSQQQEEDSPMEQEVDSSNDEAAAASPPDQP from the exons ATG ACCATGATTCAGCTGGAGAAGCCGGTTCTGCCTGGTACCATGCCGGTGGTATGGCCCACCATCCTCGACCTGGGCAGGGATGAGTGTAAGAGAATTCTCCGGAAACTGG AGCTGGAGGCGTATGCTGGAGTTATCAGCGCCCTGCGAGCCCAGGGAGACCTGACAAAAGACAAGAAGGACCTGCTGGGAGAACTCACTAAGATCCTTGG CATCTCCACAGAGCGCCATCGTGCAGAGGTCCGCAGGGCTGTCAACGATGAACGCCTCACCACCATTGCGTATCA CATGTCGGGTCCTAACAGCTCCTCTGAATGGTCGATTGAAGGACGCCGACTGGTTCCTTTGATGCCTCGGCTCGTCCCGCAGACAGCCTTCACTGTGACTGCTAATGCTGTAGCCAGCGCCACGGCCAATCAGAACGCCTCCCTACTGCTGCCAGCtgagacaggaaacaaagaag TGGTTGTCTGTTACTCTTACACAAGCACCACCTGCACTTCCACGAGCGCCACAGCCACCAGTGGCATCGGAGCAACCGTCAAATCACCACGACCACCCAGTCCCTCATCCAACGTGGTGGTGCTGCCCAGCGGGAGCACGGTCTACGTGAAAA GTGTGAGCTGTTCCGATGAGGACGAGAAGCCTCGCAAGAGAAGAAGAACCAACTCCTCCAGCTCGTCTCCGGTGATGCTGAAGGAAGTCACCAAAGTGTCCCCACAGGTGTCCAAGAGCATCACAGTGCCGGTGAGCGGCAGCCCCAAGATGAGCAACATCATGCAGAGCATCGCCAACTCACTGCCACCCCACCTGTCCCCGGTCAAGATCACCTTCACCAAGCCCACCATCCAGACCACCAGCTCCACCACACAGAAG GTCATCATCGTTACAACGTCTCCCAGCTCCAACTTCGTCCCCAACATCCTGTCAAAGTCTCACGCTCACAACAACGCCGCTCTGTCTAAACTGGCCGCCTCCTCCATCCTGACGGCGCCAACGCAGAAACAGACCGTGGTGTTCCCAGCCAGCGCCAGCCCGTCCAACACTGTTGCAGTGACCACAGTCGTGTCCTCCTCCCCATCAGTGGTCATGTCCACTGTGGCGTCAT GTGCTGGTTCAGCCGGAGTGAAGGTGGCGTCTGCCAGACTTCCTTCACCCAAAACAATGGTGGGCTCCCCGGCTCAGATCATGGCTCAGTTCCCCAAACAGCAGTCGCccaaacagctgcagcagggcTCAGCTTTGGGTGCTGCTGGTGTCGGTCAGGCCCAGGCCACCTGTAGCTCACCTGGAGGAAAACCTACCATCCAGATCAAACAGGAGTCCG GAGTAAAGATAATCACTCAGCAGGTCCAACCCAGTAAAATCCTCCCCAAGCCGTCGTCAGTTCTCTCTAGCAGCAGCTCGTCCCCCATCATGGTTGTCAGCAGCAATGGAGCCATCATGACCACCAAACTGGTCACCCAGCCCACAG CCACCCAGGCCACCTACACCAGACCCACTGTGAGCCCGGGCATCGGTGCCAGAATCACAGCCTCCAGCGGCGGGACCACTTATGTGAAGACCACAAGCGGTAACATCATCACAGTGGTGCCCAAGTCTCTGGCCACGCTGGGCGGGAAGATCATCAGCAGCAACATCGTCTCTG gaacaaCCACGAAGATCACAACCATCCCCATGACCTCCAAACCAAACGTCATCGTGGTGCAGAAGACCACGGGGAAGGGAGCGACCATCCAGGGACTGCCGGGCAAGAACGTGGTCACCACTCTTTTAAATGCCGGG GGTGAGAAGGGCTTGCAGGCTGTCCAGGGGACTAAACCGGCAATCATCACCGCCTCCAGACCCATCACCAAGATGATCGTCACCCAGCCCAAAGGCATGGGCTCTGGGTCCCAGGCCACCGCCACCAAGATCATCCCCACCAAGATCGTCTACGGCCAGCAGGGCAAGACTCAG GTTCTCATTAAGCCTAAGCCGGTCTTCCAGACAGCATTAGTCGAGCAGACCCGGCAGCTGGTCACCGAGACTCTGCAGCAGGTGACCCGCTCAGTCGACATCTTGCAGGGTCAGACCTCAGGCCAGGACGGGTCCACGAAGGACGAGCCCGGCGAGGCTTCCCACAGCAGTGCTCAAG AGCCTCACCCTGTAGTGCACGTGGTCTCCTCCAGAGAGCAGGATTGGACCGAGCAGGAAGTCTCCGTGGAGTCCAGCCCCACTATTATCTACCAGGAGGTGTCTGCCGGGGAATCCCAGTCGGCTACTTCTACCATTAAAGCTTtgctggagctgcagcagaCAACAG TGAAGGAGAAGGGAGAGTCCAAACCCAGACAGCACACCATCGACCTGAGTCAGATGGCCGTGCCCATACAGCTGGCCCAGGAGAAGAAACCCAGCCCCGAGTCCCCCAGACCCTCCACCTCAGAGGCTGAACCCAGCACTGAGTACATCCCACCAG CCTTACGCCTGgtattcccctctctctcaggtAAAATCTGCAGGCTGGCGGTGTCCACAGACGACGATGACGTGGTCATGTCCTCCACTCAGCAGCTGGTGAAGCCTTTCAAGAGCAGCGTCACCCATGTTACTGTGGTGAccaaacctgctgctgctgtcacctCTGCAGCTCAGCACGTCAGCCAAACG CCGTCTGACAGTCAGAGTAAAACTGACACAGTGTTAGAGGTTGGAGAGATGGAGGGCGACACGTTGGATCCTCAGACAGGTTTATTCTATCGCTCCAGCCAATCAGCTCCTGAACCCACGAAACAAACCCCCCACTCTGCAGCCGCTCAGCCTCCAACTGTGAGCCAGACTGAGCCCGAGCAGAGCCGGCAGACCTCATCCTCCACCCagcctcctccaccacctcctccacagCTGCAGAGCAAACCTCAGATCAGCCagccatcctcctcctcctccatcttcccCTCCAATCCTCCTCTCATCAAGAAACTCCCAAAGCTACACGTGCAGAGTCCACCCAAACCCCAGGTCCCCACCCAGAGCCCCAAAGACAGACCTGTGGCTGCTCCAGCACAAGCGGGGGCAAAGGTAACGAGCCCAGGCACGCCAACTAAACTTCTGGTGACGCCGCAGCTCCCGAAACTCCAACAAGCACCAACGTCCCACCACAGACCGCTGCACACACCCATGTCCCATCCGCCACCCCTGCAGGCACACCACCCGGTCAGCACGGAGAAGACTTCCTCCAGCCAG CAGCCAATCATCACACAGAGTGCCACCGTCACTAAGATCTCCTTTGGCAGCTCCCACCATCCATCACCAGTCTTCAGCAGCGCAGAGGCCACAGCCAAACTGATCCCAGAGTCCAGCTCCGGCCCCTCAGGAGAGAAATCCTCCGTGTCAGACATCCTGAAGATCTCAATGATGGAGGCGGAGATCGACCCCAGCATAGAGCCAATGGTGGTGGACTCCTCCAGCGACTCTGGCCCTCTGGTGAAAGCTCTGGAGGTCCGGGCCGTGTCAGGCACGCTGGACTCGGGCCAGTTCATCAGCAGCTCTGGGACCTCTATACATCATTCCCACGCAAAGCCACAGCAGTTCAGCTGCATGCCGAGCCTCGCTGCACAGAGGAGCAAAGAGGACCTGGAGGTCATCGAG GTGATTCCCCAGTTCTCCATCCTGCCGGACTCCAGCCAGTCCAACGTGGTGGTGGAGCCCAGCGGCTTCCTGGAAATCACCAACTACACCagccagcagcaggaggaggacagcCCCATGGAGCAGGAGGTGGACAGCAGCAACGACGAGGCGGCTGCAGCCAGCCCCCCCGACCAACCGTGA
- the emsy gene encoding BRCA2-interacting transcriptional repressor EMSY isoform X2, protein MTMIQLEKPVLPGTMPVVWPTILDLGRDECKRILRKLELEAYAGVISALRAQGDLTKDKKDLLGELTKILGISTERHRAEVRRAVNDERLTTIAYHMSGPNSSSEWSIEGRRLVPLMPRLVPQTAFTVTANAVASATANQNASLLLPAETGNKEVVVCYSYTSTTCTSTSATATSGIGATVKSPRPPSPSSNVVVLPSGSTVYVKSVSCSDEDEKPRKRRRTNSSSSSPVMLKEVTKVSPQVSKSITVPVSGSPKMSNIMQSIANSLPPHLSPVKITFTKPTIQTTSSTTQKVIIVTTSPSSNFVPNILSKSHAHNNAALSKLAASSILTAPTQKQTVVFPASASPSNTVAVTTVVSSSPSVVMSTVASCAGSAGVKVASARLPSPKTMVGSPAQIMAQFPKQQSPKQLQQGSALGAAGVGQAQATCSSPGGKPTIQIKQESGVKIITQQVQPSKILPKPSSVLSSSSSSPIMVVSSNGAIMTTKLVTQPTATQATYTRPTVSPGIGARITASSGGTTYVKTTSGNIITVVPKSLATLGGKIISSNIVSGTTTKITTIPMTSKPNVIVVQKTTGKGATIQGLPGKNVVTTLLNAGGEKGLQAVQGTKPAIITASRPITKMIVTQPKGMGSGSQATATKIIPTKIVYGQQGKTQVLIKPKPVFQTALVEQTRQLVTETLQQVTRSVDILQGQTSGQDGSTKDEPGEASHSSAQEPHPVVHVVSSREQDWTEQEVSVESSPTIIYQEVSAGESQSATSTIKALLELQQTTVKEKGESKPRQHTIDLSQMAVPIQLAQEKKPSPESPRPSTSEAEPSTEYIPPALRLVFPSLSGKICRLAVSTDDDDVVMSSTQQLVKPFKSSVTHVTVVTKPAAAVTSAAQHVSQTPSDSQSKTDTVLEVGEMEGDTLDPQTGLFYRSSQSAPEPTKQTPHSAAAQPPTVSQTEPEQSRQTSSSTQPPPPPPPQLQSKPQISQPSSSSSIFPSNPPLIKKLPKLHVQSPPKPQVPTQSPKDRPVAAPAQAGAKVTSPGTPTKLLVTPQLPKLQQAPTSHHRPLHTPMSHPPPLQAHHPVSTEKTSSSQPIITQSATVTKISFGSSHHPSPVFSSAEATAKLIPESSSGPSGEKSSVSDILKISMMEAEIDPSIEPMVVDSSSDSGPLVKALEVRAVSGTLDSGQFISSSGTSIHHSHAKPQQFSCMPSLAAQRSKEDLEVIEVIPQFSILPDSSQSNVVVEPSGFLEITNYTSQQQEEDSPMEQEVDSSNDEAAAASPPDQP, encoded by the exons ATG ACCATGATTCAGCTGGAGAAGCCGGTTCTGCCTGGTACCATGCCGGTGGTATGGCCCACCATCCTCGACCTGGGCAGGGATGAGTGTAAGAGAATTCTCCGGAAACTGG AGCTGGAGGCGTATGCTGGAGTTATCAGCGCCCTGCGAGCCCAGGGAGACCTGACAAAAGACAAGAAGGACCTGCTGGGAGAACTCACTAAGATCCTTGG CATCTCCACAGAGCGCCATCGTGCAGAGGTCCGCAGGGCTGTCAACGATGAACGCCTCACCACCATTGCGTATCA CATGTCGGGTCCTAACAGCTCCTCTGAATGGTCGATTGAAGGACGCCGACTGGTTCCTTTGATGCCTCGGCTCGTCCCGCAGACAGCCTTCACTGTGACTGCTAATGCTGTAGCCAGCGCCACGGCCAATCAGAACGCCTCCCTACTGCTGCCAGCtgagacaggaaacaaagaag TGGTTGTCTGTTACTCTTACACAAGCACCACCTGCACTTCCACGAGCGCCACAGCCACCAGTGGCATCGGAGCAACCGTCAAATCACCACGACCACCCAGTCCCTCATCCAACGTGGTGGTGCTGCCCAGCGGGAGCACGGTCTACGTGAAAA GTGTGAGCTGTTCCGATGAGGACGAGAAGCCTCGCAAGAGAAGAAGAACCAACTCCTCCAGCTCGTCTCCGGTGATGCTGAAGGAAGTCACCAAAGTGTCCCCACAGGTGTCCAAGAGCATCACAGTGCCGGTGAGCGGCAGCCCCAAGATGAGCAACATCATGCAGAGCATCGCCAACTCACTGCCACCCCACCTGTCCCCGGTCAAGATCACCTTCACCAAGCCCACCATCCAGACCACCAGCTCCACCACACAGAAG GTCATCATCGTTACAACGTCTCCCAGCTCCAACTTCGTCCCCAACATCCTGTCAAAGTCTCACGCTCACAACAACGCCGCTCTGTCTAAACTGGCCGCCTCCTCCATCCTGACGGCGCCAACGCAGAAACAGACCGTGGTGTTCCCAGCCAGCGCCAGCCCGTCCAACACTGTTGCAGTGACCACAGTCGTGTCCTCCTCCCCATCAGTGGTCATGTCCACTGTGGCGTCAT GTGCTGGTTCAGCCGGAGTGAAGGTGGCGTCTGCCAGACTTCCTTCACCCAAAACAATGGTGGGCTCCCCGGCTCAGATCATGGCTCAGTTCCCCAAACAGCAGTCGCccaaacagctgcagcagggcTCAGCTTTGGGTGCTGCTGGTGTCGGTCAGGCCCAGGCCACCTGTAGCTCACCTGGAGGAAAACCTACCATCCAGATCAAACAGGAGTCCG GAGTAAAGATAATCACTCAGCAGGTCCAACCCAGTAAAATCCTCCCCAAGCCGTCGTCAGTTCTCTCTAGCAGCAGCTCGTCCCCCATCATGGTTGTCAGCAGCAATGGAGCCATCATGACCACCAAACTGGTCACCCAGCCCACAG CCACCCAGGCCACCTACACCAGACCCACTGTGAGCCCGGGCATCGGTGCCAGAATCACAGCCTCCAGCGGCGGGACCACTTATGTGAAGACCACAAGCGGTAACATCATCACAGTGGTGCCCAAGTCTCTGGCCACGCTGGGCGGGAAGATCATCAGCAGCAACATCGTCTCTG gaacaaCCACGAAGATCACAACCATCCCCATGACCTCCAAACCAAACGTCATCGTGGTGCAGAAGACCACGGGGAAGGGAGCGACCATCCAGGGACTGCCGGGCAAGAACGTGGTCACCACTCTTTTAAATGCCGGG GGTGAGAAGGGCTTGCAGGCTGTCCAGGGGACTAAACCGGCAATCATCACCGCCTCCAGACCCATCACCAAGATGATCGTCACCCAGCCCAAAGGCATGGGCTCTGGGTCCCAGGCCACCGCCACCAAGATCATCCCCACCAAGATCGTCTACGGCCAGCAGGGCAAGACTCAG GTTCTCATTAAGCCTAAGCCGGTCTTCCAGACAGCATTAGTCGAGCAGACCCGGCAGCTGGTCACCGAGACTCTGCAGCAGGTGACCCGCTCAGTCGACATCTTGCAGGGTCAGACCTCAGGCCAGGACGGGTCCACGAAGGACGAGCCCGGCGAGGCTTCCCACAGCAGTGCTCAAG AGCCTCACCCTGTAGTGCACGTGGTCTCCTCCAGAGAGCAGGATTGGACCGAGCAGGAAGTCTCCGTGGAGTCCAGCCCCACTATTATCTACCAGGAGGTGTCTGCCGGGGAATCCCAGTCGGCTACTTCTACCATTAAAGCTTtgctggagctgcagcagaCAACAG TGAAGGAGAAGGGAGAGTCCAAACCCAGACAGCACACCATCGACCTGAGTCAGATGGCCGTGCCCATACAGCTGGCCCAGGAGAAGAAACCCAGCCCCGAGTCCCCCAGACCCTCCACCTCAGAGGCTGAACCCAGCACTGAGTACATCCCACCAG CCTTACGCCTGgtattcccctctctctcaggtAAAATCTGCAGGCTGGCGGTGTCCACAGACGACGATGACGTGGTCATGTCCTCCACTCAGCAGCTGGTGAAGCCTTTCAAGAGCAGCGTCACCCATGTTACTGTGGTGAccaaacctgctgctgctgtcacctCTGCAGCTCAGCACGTCAGCCAAACG CCGTCTGACAGTCAGAGTAAAACTGACACAGTGTTAGAGGTTGGAGAGATGGAGGGCGACACGTTGGATCCTCAGACAGGTTTATTCTATCGCTCCAGCCAATCAGCTCCTGAACCCACGAAACAAACCCCCCACTCTGCAGCCGCTCAGCCTCCAACTGTGAGCCAGACTGAGCCCGAGCAGAGCCGGCAGACCTCATCCTCCACCCagcctcctccaccacctcctccacagCTGCAGAGCAAACCTCAGATCAGCCagccatcctcctcctcctccatcttcccCTCCAATCCTCCTCTCATCAAGAAACTCCCAAAGCTACACGTGCAGAGTCCACCCAAACCCCAGGTCCCCACCCAGAGCCCCAAAGACAGACCTGTGGCTGCTCCAGCACAAGCGGGGGCAAAGGTAACGAGCCCAGGCACGCCAACTAAACTTCTGGTGACGCCGCAGCTCCCGAAACTCCAACAAGCACCAACGTCCCACCACAGACCGCTGCACACACCCATGTCCCATCCGCCACCCCTGCAGGCACACCACCCGGTCAGCACGGAGAAGACTTCCTCCAGCCAG CCAATCATCACACAGAGTGCCACCGTCACTAAGATCTCCTTTGGCAGCTCCCACCATCCATCACCAGTCTTCAGCAGCGCAGAGGCCACAGCCAAACTGATCCCAGAGTCCAGCTCCGGCCCCTCAGGAGAGAAATCCTCCGTGTCAGACATCCTGAAGATCTCAATGATGGAGGCGGAGATCGACCCCAGCATAGAGCCAATGGTGGTGGACTCCTCCAGCGACTCTGGCCCTCTGGTGAAAGCTCTGGAGGTCCGGGCCGTGTCAGGCACGCTGGACTCGGGCCAGTTCATCAGCAGCTCTGGGACCTCTATACATCATTCCCACGCAAAGCCACAGCAGTTCAGCTGCATGCCGAGCCTCGCTGCACAGAGGAGCAAAGAGGACCTGGAGGTCATCGAG GTGATTCCCCAGTTCTCCATCCTGCCGGACTCCAGCCAGTCCAACGTGGTGGTGGAGCCCAGCGGCTTCCTGGAAATCACCAACTACACCagccagcagcaggaggaggacagcCCCATGGAGCAGGAGGTGGACAGCAGCAACGACGAGGCGGCTGCAGCCAGCCCCCCCGACCAACCGTGA